In Oreochromis aureus strain Israel breed Guangdong linkage group 6, ZZ_aureus, whole genome shotgun sequence, the genomic window GCTGCTGAAAGCAGAACCACAGTGGAGCTCAGCGAGTCCTGTGGAGATCAGTGTTACTGGGAGACCAAGGGTGACGGCTGTAAGTACTACAGGAACGTCTTCACCCACGGATACCTCGGTGAGTACACAAAACCCACCTCTACTCAACAAACGCAGGCATGTGAAAAATGTGGTCTTTATTCAAATGGAGCATAATAAACTTTCCATGTCTGTACAACCGccaattctgctgaaacaatacaagttttttctttcttggctAAAACTGCCAAACACTTTTCCTTTGAAGGGTTTGACTCGAGCAGGGAGCAGGTCCACTCTGAAGTCTGTCCTTCTGAAGGTGAAGAGTGGCTTCTGTTGGTGGACGAGTCGGATCACAGCTATCGGAGAGCCGTTATCATCAAGAACAAACACTCGGGGAGGTTCCTGGCAGTCCAGAACGGCAGCTTTATCGGACTAACATCATACAACGAGGACTGCAAATGGTTTTTAGAATGAAGAGGGATGCTTCTGTCAAAGCTGAGAGTTTGCCTGACGGAAAAAGCACGAGCAAACAAAAAGTTGGTGGGAATAAAATTCACTGCTGTTACTGtgacaagaaaaacaaataaaaaatctttAGAATCTTTTTCTCTTGAGGATTTCTGGTTTCCAGTTGACTGGGTGGCTTTCTTCTGTCTGCAGGAAAGAAAACATGgttattattcattttatttcctgCTGCATAAGAATCGGCACAGAAATACAAGTTGAGTGTAACAGTGTAACGTACAGCGGTGTCATCCTCTTTGTAAACTTTAATGGTCTTGTCAGCCTCTGCGGTGATCAGTCGGCTTTCAGAGTGGTCGAACATGCAAGCGAAGATTCCCGACTCGCTGTCCAGAGatccgggctgcacggctgcgtGGATACGCTGGAAATTGTATCCGGTCCTCCAGTCCCACATGTGGATAGTTCCATTGTCGGCTGTGTGTAATAAGGTCAGCGTTAGCctcaaaaaaaatgatttaaaacaagcaaacaaaaaaaggcagaCAGTTAAAGACAGCACCGCAGCTCTTTATTACCTCCAGACACCAACACGCCATCAGAGTTAACAGCCAGAGTGTTGATGATGGCGTTGTGGCCCGACAGGTTCTGGATGAAGTTTCCATCTGGGAACATCCACTGCTTGATGTTATCGGCAGATCCAGAGGCAAAAGTATATCTGCAAAACAAATATGACATCGATATCTGAAGAACAACAACTCTTAATTAGTTCTTGTAATTAAAGTCATGAACAAATGTGCTCCTGTAATCCTAAATCATGACTCAAGTATCAATTTATCTTCATTATcaatcaaaactttattttttttaaattacaggaTTCACTTTGGCATGAAACAGGTAAACAAGGGTGTTACTAATCACATTAATTAGGCTTACAACTAACTGATGCAATTAGTAACACCTGTGTGTACCTGCCTCATGTCAAAGGAGCTActgtaaaaacatatttataacAATTGCATAGTTTAACAAACAATATTGTAAAAAGCATCGTTTGAGGAGTCTGCATGCTGCGTTTCCCCCACTCCAACCAACGCTACCTTATAAAACACCACTTACTGTCTGGGGTGCAGGACCAGAGTTCGCACAGACTTCTTGTGGTTTGTAAGAGTTGCTCTGGTTTTCCCAGCAATCAGATCCCACAGCCTGATGGTTGAATCGTGGCTCCCTGCACAAACCGATCACACATTAGAGACAAGAGTGAAGAGAAACCACTTTAAAGCCTGTCTTACTGAGGGGTTTATACTGCTGTTGTGAgcgatttgaaaaaaaataattgtacCTGTGATAATTTGTGGTTCTGCTGCCTGACATCTCACCGTGGCCACAGTGTTTGTGTGACCGGTCAGTGTGTGCACGTTTGCCTTCGTCCTGATGTCCCACACCTGCATGGACAGGGAGGACAAGCAGTTAGTGTCATCTCATAACCCTGCACATCACATTTGAACACAGCCCTTTAAAGTGGAAGAGTGGCATCTCTATAACAGACACAATATATAGTACTGTGCAGAAGggttgagccacccctcatttcttcatatcATTTCCATTACAATTAACTACCACCTCAATATATGAGGGGTCGTTATAGCAACGCAGTTGAAAGTCCCATGATGACAGGTCAATGGAGAACATTGAGATGACGGTATACCTGCTGCTCGGTCTGTGGCTGTTTGTCACACAGTTTTCTGCACTGTCCTGCTTCAACCTGATCAATTTCAGTCATTCCATCAATGTCATCCACTGATTCAACACAGAGTAAGAGCTTACCCTCGCTGTGGCATCTCTGCTGCACGTCACGAGCACGTCGATGGTCGGATGCAGATCCAGATCATACACTGCGCTGAGATGTCCGTGATAGTGCCTGATTACCTAAAATATAAACCAATATAGTCAAGAAACATCCACAACAttacaaaaagagaaagaaaataaaccaCAACAGAAGCTAGATAGCTAGTTTCAGCTGCACCTTTATTCACCAGGGCTGTGCCTGTTTTATTGGGCAAAGATTTTATGCCAGATGCAAcccaaaaaaaaatatttgtgtcactTCCTGCGGGATCTTTCACAAGTGAATGTGTAAATCATTACAGCATaaagctgctaaataaactgtTTTGAATGACACAAACCAATAACTCCCTTGTTTGAAAGTATACCTTGTTGTACTCCAGATCCCAACATTTGACCTGCTTGTCCTCCCCGCAGGAGAACAGGTAAGGACTGCGGTTGCTGACCGCCACGCCACGCACTGTGCTGATGTGTCCAGTCAGAGAGAGTTTCAGTTTTCCACTGGCCAGGTCCCAGATCTGTCAAGACAGGCAGCCTTCAAGTCAAATTAAGATAATCTGAGATTAATTTACAAACAGTTTAATAGGTAAAAATTGGGCATTCAGTATAACTTAATCATCTGTGAAGAGCAGGGTATTAAAGTTGCTAGCAGgcactttgtgttttctgtagGCTCAGACATGCCAATCTATTAAATAAACACAGGTAACGATCTCGAGGAGAGGTGACTCGGAGGAGAGCTAATTTAGcaggggagagagaggaggacacAACACATGTTGTGTCCTGTTTCAACATGTCAGTCTTTGCTGTCATCATGTAACCAAACCGAGGTGACTCCATGTCAGATGAGCCATTTTTAGTTTGTCGCTTACTGTTATTTCCCGCTTGACTCACCTTTATAGTCCTATCAGCAGAGCCTGTGACAAACCACTGATTCCCAGGCTCTACAGCGATGGACCTCACCCAGCCAAGGTGACCGCTGATGACCTACCAGACAAAACAAACTACAGttaaacaaacacagaacatATCCCACCCAGACCTCGCCCACTGTATGCGCATCATGTCGAGTAAACTTAGAAAAGTTGAAATGATTGATAGTTACCCGAAACAGTTTCCATGGTGGATGCCACTGAGGTTTGGGCATTGTGGGCGCTCTCCTCATGAGAGTAGAATTTCTGGTGCCACCTCCCTCCAGGAGCGACTGAAAACACACTGATGATCAGATCTGCACTTCTTTCATTCAAACCGATTAGCCTGAGTAAAAGTAGGAATAAACTGTGACCTACCACTGCAGATGACGGAGGGTGAGAtcgctctgctcctcctgcatGCCGGTGGATGTCAGCAATACTGGCTGCTGTGCGACTCGCGTCCTGCCTACAAATGACCCACAGAGTAAATGATGGTTTATGAGTGAGTAAGCATCATTTTGTTATTAGTGCttttttgctaaattgctaCTGGTGACTGACTCCCtttgtactgtgtgtgtgtgagggacaAAGTTTACCTAGCTTGCGATGGGGGTAAAACTAACGCCATGGAGTGTACTCCAGTGTCACTGGGATTCCTGTGCATCTTTGTGTCAGCGGTCAATGCCACCCCTGGTGAGTAAAAAATACTGGTTATAAAGACTCCAATTGGGATgatgaaattaaattaaaaagtcaCAAATTGAGAGTATTTACCTGGTCCAGACGGGTAGGCATGTGTCCCAGTGATCAGGTATTCTGGGTCCTCACCTGAAACGTAATATTCCCAAAATGTCTTTAAATCATGTAGTTTTGAAATAAAAGgtttcagaaaacaaagaaaagctaaatttaaagacaaactgagctttttaacagcaaaaaataactAATAAAAATCTACATTTCCACAtatttgttaataataaattgttGGCACACTTAAGAGTGACTCTGACATGCAGTGACACTTTCATCCTCACCTGGCTGAGCGTAGTTCTGGTGGCCTTCCATGCTGCCCGAAAGATGTGAGGCTCTGTCTTTCCCTTCCTTCAGGATGGGCAGGTGTAACACTGCATCGTagtctgctttcagtttaaCCCCCATCTTCAACTTGTGGCTGCAAACAGATGACATAATGATGCATTTTCCTTTATAAACATCTAATATTTATAATCAAATGAGCATAATGATATTCACATGAACAACACAGTAAATACCTTGAACTTTTTACTAGTATTTGAAAGTAGATCTAATTTACTGTCTGGGGTGTAGCAGCagagatttttctttctttgaggaGGAAATTGATAGCGCTTTAACTTCCTAGACAATAGACATTTTGgtaaactgaaaataaactccTGAAAAAATTAATGCTCTTTAGTGCTGCAGCTACAAATGCTTCTTTTTTCgactgctccctttaggggtcacaACAGCAGAACATCTGCCTCCCTCTCACCTTATTACGAACATCGTCCTGTGTGAAACTCTCTGTATGTCCTCCTTCGTCTTTCTCTCCTGTTTGGCAGCTCAATCTtaaacatcctttgtccaaacCCTCctttgcacatgtccaaactatCTCAGCGTTGTTTCTCTAACTCTAGACTGTCTTGAAAGTACTCGACCTGAGCTCTCCCTGTAATATACTCATTTTTATCCACCCCAGTCACGCCCAATGAAAAGCTTAACCTCTTCTGCTCTGCCATCACCACCTCCATCCCCTGTTTTTTGTCATTGCCAATCTCTCCAGCCCTCCTCATTTATCTGGTCTAGCGAGCAACACTAATACAAAGCGCTAGTGCaaaatgattaaattaaaaCCTCTACAACAATTTCACACGGCATTAGAGCTTGCAATGTGAACCTGAGAAAGTGGTAACTAGTCTTAAATTAtaggaaaatattttttgaagGTCCACAAAAGGCTaaacgtaaaaaaaaattaaaaagaaaatccaatAACCTGCAGATTTGTGAGATGCTTATTAAAACAGACGTTTTCACTGCTCTTCTCTGTACTGGACTACACTGTGCTGCAGTTCACCTGAACTAAATTAACATTGGACTCTGAAAACCCTGTAATTCACCCATAAGCACAACTTCAGATCATTAGAAGGTAACACTGTGACGTTTACCTTTCATCATCCAGCGCGATGGACTTGGCGTGATCAGACACAAACATATCATGAGTCCTTTTAAGAGATCTGAAGACCAGAGTGTGGACTGAGTGCTTCTGAACATCCTGTAGATGataataaataagaaaacacGTGTTTTAAACTAGTGCAACCACGGAAAACGTTGGGAGTAACTACTTTTTAACATGAGCAATGCAAACAAAACCATAAGCGTATGTGGTTGCAACAATTAGCCGAGCGGGGCTATGTGTCTGCCGGGCGGGcggaaacacaaaaaaacccccaaaacggACTTTAAATATCTTCTTACCTCAGTCATTGTGGCGgtaaaaataaagtaatgttATAAAGAAGCGGAAAAATATCccctttttcagcaaaacaaagCACGTTCCCCAAAAAGTATCACGAACGCAAAAACATGACTACCGCGACGCTCCAACGACCGAATACCCCGGAAGTAAAGAGGTAAAAGGACAGCTAGCAGTTTGTTAGCGCCACCTATAGGCCAGGAGggaaattgaaataaaattttaaaaagccaaatCTTTAACCTCTACTCGTCCGAATCGCTTTATAAATGCATAAAGCGAGGACACAGTATGTCCTTCTTTTCTTGACACTAatactactactattactactactaataattaGTGCTCTCCAAGTTGCTTTAATCAGTTCAGTCTGCGCTTTGCCGTTCCTTTCTTTCTTACCACTCCTGCTAATTTTAGAAATAATGCCCTCTGTGGCACCATTTCCAGTGCTTTtgccacatttttttttgcttttgcacTTACTGCAAAAACAAGGTCCAACACCAAAAACAGGTCCGCCaccaatcagaaggtcggtggttcgatcccaggctgcctcctggctgcatgccaaatatccttgggcgagatactaaccccatgtttgcctattGGTGGTGGTCAGACGGCCCGGTgccgccagtgtccggcagcctcgcctctgtcagtgcgccccagggcagctgtggctacaatgtagcttgccatcaccagtgtgtgaatgggtgaatgactgaatgtagtgtaaagcgctttggggtccttagggctaagtaaagcgctatacaaatgcaggccttttgtttttttataaagtTTATCATTAATAGCTGCTTGTTCTGGAGCAGCACTGTGGTGTGATTAGCATTGTTGCTTTACAGCCAGAAGATCCAACGATTAAATCCAGCTGTGTCCAGCCGTTTCCTTTCACagtccaaaagaaaaaagaaaaaagaagcatgGATTTAACAGTGATTCTAAATTTCAAGAATGTCTGTCTGTTCAGTGTGTACTGCCTCTTGCCCCATAGAACAGGCTGTGTGACTCTGAACTGGACAAATGGTTCTGTCTGTTTTCTCCTGATCACCTTAACTGCTTATTTCTGGACTAACTAACCTCTAGCTGGTGAATAGTAGCTCATAATATACCAGGTCTTGGTGATTCCCAGAGGGTCCTATTTTAATGGATGGCAATGGCCACCAaattattattgtgtttaatGCTCTAGTCCTCGCCTAGTTAGCAGTGAGCTGTTTCTTATGGAGTCAAAGTGACATTTCTCCAGCTTTCACTCAGAATGTGTAAGCTGGACCTGTTTTCGCTGGACCTGTTTTCACTGTCCCTAATGACATCCTCAATGTAAGAGCCTGAACAAATCCACATTTAAATAAAGCAACATTGGTTCTATGCCACACAATCATAAAGATTACTGAGATCA contains:
- the plrg1 gene encoding pleiotropic regulator 1, which translates into the protein MTEDVQKHSVHTLVFRSLKRTHDMFVSDHAKSIALDDESHKLKMGVKLKADYDAVLHLPILKEGKDRASHLSGSMEGHQNYAQPGEDPEYLITGTHAYPSGPGVALTADTKMHRNPSDTGVHSMALVLPPSQARQDASRTAASIADIHRHAGGAERSHPPSSAVSLLEGGGTRNSTLMRRAPTMPKPQWHPPWKLFRVISGHLGWVRSIAVEPGNQWFVTGSADRTIKIWDLASGKLKLSLTGHISTVRGVAVSNRSPYLFSCGEDKQVKCWDLEYNKVIRHYHGHLSAVYDLDLHPTIDVLVTCSRDATARVWDIRTKANVHTLTGHTNTVATVRCQAAEPQIITGSHDSTIRLWDLIAGKTRATLTNHKKSVRTLVLHPRQYTFASGSADNIKQWMFPDGNFIQNLSGHNAIINTLAVNSDGVLVSGADNGTIHMWDWRTGYNFQRIHAAVQPGSLDSESGIFACMFDHSESRLITAEADKTIKVYKEDDTATEESHPVNWKPEILKRKRF